A genomic segment from Glycine max cultivar Williams 82 chromosome 1, Glycine_max_v4.0, whole genome shotgun sequence encodes:
- the LOC100782353 gene encoding uncharacterized membrane protein At4g09580 produces the protein MENEGVNTVVVEQQPVASTSKFPLSFWETTVASTVALVFAVGLLGVYLTMPDSDYSFLKLPRTLQDLQLLRDNLESYTSDYTAQVLVGYCVVYIFMQTFMIPGTVFMSLLAGALFGVFKGVALVVFTATAGASSCYFLSKLIGRPILSSLWPEKLKFFQTQVAKRRKGLLNYMLFLRLTPTLPNTFINFASPIVDVPYHIFFLATVIGLIPAAYVTVKAGLALGELQSVGDLYDFNSIATLFLIGVVSVTPTLMSKNES, from the exons ATGGAGAACGAGGGTGTAAACACGGTGGTGGTGGAGCAACAACCTGTGGCATCCACGTCCAAGTTTCCGTTGAGCTTTTGGGAAACCACGGTGGCTTCAACGGTGGCGCTGGTTTTCGCGGTGGGCCTTCTCGGCGTCTACCTCACCATGCCCGATTCCGATTACAGCTTCCTCAAACTCCCTCGTACCCTCCAAGACCTTCAACTCCTACG GGATAACCTTGAGAGCTATACAAGTGACTACACTGCACAAGTCTTGGTGGGGTACTGCGTGGTATATATTTTCATGCAGACTTTCATGATTCCAGGGACTGTGTTCATGTCATTGCTTGCTGGAGCACTCTTTGGAGTCTTTAAAGGTGTGGCTCTGGTTGTTTTCACTGCCACTGCAGGAGCTTCTTCATGCTATTTCCTGTCTAAACTTATTGGACGACCTATTCTGTCCTCTCTCTGGCCTGAAAAGTTGAAATTCTTCCAAACCCAG GTAGCTAAAAGAAGAAAGGGTTTGTTGAACTACATGCTTTTTCTAAGACTGACTCCGACCCTGCCCAacacatttattaattttgcttCTCCAATTGTGGATGTGCCTTATCATATTTTCTTCTTGGCAACTGTTATTGGGCTGATACCTGCTGCCTATGTCACAGTCAAG GCTGGGTTGGCTCTTGGAGAGTTACAATCCGTGGGTGATCTCTATGATTTCAACTCAATTGCTACTTTGTTTCTCATTGGTGTAGTTTCAGTCACACCCACACTAATGAGCAAGAACGAATCATAG